From Candidatus Bathyarchaeota archaeon, one genomic window encodes:
- a CDS encoding DUF47 domain-containing protein, whose protein sequence is MVLPSETEERVKRRALNACQDNLRKVVDVSRKIPQLVEFFASGDKASVRKLFTEIKAGEEEVIKARRMVSQELAEIGAILYAREDFLRFTNLSSEIADFSEGIAYYLLEIMEHNWTIPSDIKKDLLKLSLATLDATLKLRETLMVLNYGSQKTLERAKDVEIAERIVDDQYRALTIKVLSSKLDTPVLLLLRDVLQLLENSADKAEDAADAARMVSMIM, encoded by the coding sequence AACAGAAGAGCGCGTGAAGCGGCGTGCGCTCAACGCTTGTCAAGATAACCTACGTAAAGTAGTCGATGTCTCAAGGAAAATCCCGCAACTGGTTGAGTTCTTCGCCAGCGGAGACAAAGCCTCAGTCCGCAAACTATTCACAGAAATCAAAGCAGGCGAAGAAGAAGTCATCAAAGCCCGCCGCATGGTCAGCCAAGAACTAGCAGAAATCGGCGCCATACTCTACGCCCGCGAAGACTTTCTCAGATTCACCAACCTCTCAAGCGAAATCGCCGACTTCAGCGAAGGCATCGCCTACTACCTGCTTGAAATCATGGAGCACAACTGGACAATCCCCTCAGACATAAAAAAAGACCTCCTAAAACTCAGCTTAGCAACCTTGGACGCCACGCTTAAGCTACGTGAAACCCTTATGGTGCTCAACTATGGCTCCCAGAAAACTCTGGAACGCGCCAAAGATGTAGAAATCGCTGAACGCATAGTCGACGATCAATACCGTGCCCTTACAATCAAAGTCTTATCCAGTAAACTTGACACACCCGTTTTGCTGCTACTCCGCGACGTGTTGCAGTTGCTGGAAAACTCGGCGGACAAAGCTGAGGACGCAGCAGACGCAGCCCGCATGGTCTCAATGATAATGTAG